In Lonchura striata isolate bLonStr1 chromosome 3, bLonStr1.mat, whole genome shotgun sequence, the sequence cagtTCTGCCACGAATGTAATCTGCTgcttatgtttttatttttttaaacaaaaataaatttcaaaaaacCTTAAATTTACTAAGAATAAGAGAACCTATTTTAAATAACCCTAGAAGTTAATAAAGTTCAAATTACTTTTGCTGGCTTACACACAGTAATTTCCTACATCCTATTGTTCTGCCCCTCTAAACAATTCATCACAGTATTGTATCTCCTTCATTTCAGAATTCAAATTCAAGCCTGAACTTTGAAGCTCTGAAACAATTTCATTTAGTTTCTAAATGTCACTTAATTCTGTTTAAAGACTCCTTTTATAAATTAGTTGTATGGCagaagtcagattttttttttctgtaagcatacagaatgtaattattttaaggTCTCTAATTTGTTATTGCTGCTGGCCTCTCAGCCAGCTCCTTAGTGGTATACTGGAATAAACTAGATGACAGCTTGTAACATGAATGTGTGTAAACCTTAAGTAGACTACTAGATTTGCATGCCAAAAGTATAATTCAGTTATTTTAATTGAAGTTTCTGCGTTAGATTGGTATAATTAAAGTGATGCAACTATCAGTGGACAACGTTGCAGTAATCTCACTGCACTTGTTTTTGTTCTTATCTGTGGCTTTCAACAGGTTTCATCCAGTTAATTAAGTTTAGCAACTTTTTACTCATGTAAGATGTGTGTCTAATCCAGTCTTTATCCGAAATCAATTTTCTAAGCATTATAAATCTCATTATTCAGGATGAAAAAGCAGCCTGTAATGAAGACTCCCTTTTAGGAACATGGATTGGTGATGATGCTATTCCGTGTACACCCATAGTAGTAAAAGGGCGAGCTAGGATGAAGTTAAGTTGCACAAGGTAAGTTACAGTGTTTTCTTGCCCATCATAGCTGGGCTTTCATGAAAAAGGCTATGTGGTCTTCTGTGTCTAGTGAACCATAGAATTGTGCATTAGCATGTAGAATGCTTTTAACTATGGGCTTGTTATGTCTTTATGCAGGGGGTGGATGTTGGCTGCATATTGAAAGAAGTGGGATTTAGTCATACCTTTGTAGTTGTTAAACTAGAGAATGAACAGCTCATAGGGTCATGTAACTGAACTTGGCCAAACTTTCTCAGTAGCTCtgactttattttctgtattttctttttaatccagagatcttaaaataaaaaatcccgAAGAGGAACTCATGAAATTGGCTAAGGAGTTTGATAAAAATCTAGTAGAGTTAGATGCTGTTCAGGAACAGGAGAAGCTTGGTCACAACTTCATCCAGACCACCTCAGAGCCTTCAAGTAATTCTAAAGATGGATTAAATACGAAAAACCAGAAATCACTCCTTGGTGAAGGATCTGAAGCAGatcctgctgcttccctgaAACCAGTTGGAAAGAGCACTGGCATCCCTGTGGCAGAGCCCTGTCAGTCCAGCAGTCAAAAGTCTGTAGACCTCGACGCTGAAGTAGCCCTTCATGCTCTTTTTGACTCTTCTACCCAGAAGTGCAGCGGACAGTTGAGCCAAGGATTGTCagatatttctttaaataatagTTTTCATAAAATTAAAAGTACCTTGGAGGAGGAGAATCTTCCTGAGAAAGTTGAAGAGACACAGCATGGTAATTCAGAGGCATATCAAAAAGATACTCTGTTTGCAGTAGGAAATGTGGACCAGACTGTACCAAAAGCTGATACTGACaccctgacaaaaaaaaatcctccttctTTGAAGGCACAATTGGTGGCCTCTGCTAAGCTTGCTGGAGTAGTTCATGATGACTTTGATGACTGGGATACTGATCTTTTGGCAGATGACTCTTTTGTGATGCAAATaacccaaaatcctgaattGATAAGTACTGAAGAACCACCACAAATTCCTGCAAATCCATTTGTGCATGAATTCAGTGATGCTAGCAgaacaaagcaaagaaatagTGGCAATTCAGTAACTTCTCTGGGGACTGTAAACAAATCTAACACTTTGCAGAGTTCACCTTTGAAACATTCTAGTAAAAACTTGTCACATGTAAAATCACTGTCTTTACAAAAGCCACGTAAGACAGAAAACACCAAGACAGAGACAAAGGCCTTGCATGGTAAATGTGATGTTAAGCCAGATAAAATTAAATCTGTTTGGAAGAGTACCCAAAATAGTGATTTGAGCCATATTCCTGTTTCAGTACAATCTGAAATGAAGAATGGAAATGAATCTACTAAGCCTAAAAGTGATGCTCTTCCTCTTTTCTCATCAAGCCCTAATCCTCATAGACAACCAGCAGGAAAACCTGGGAATGTCACTCAAACTATTTCCTGTCAGTCATCCAGTGTTTCTACCAATACAAAACCTAATGATCTAACCAAAGTGGTTAACCAAGCTAGTATAGGTCACTCAAATCAAGttgaaatacaaaagaaatgtCCTCTGTCATTTAATGACTGGAATGAACCAAAATTCCCTGATGAGATATTAGGTGTGTTTTGTGGATCCAATAGTCTTTGGGACGCAAACTATGAAGATGATGAATTGTTATATCAGGTGTGTGATGATATAGAAAAGCAAACTCAGAGCCAGGATGTTAaacaaggaaatgaaaaaattagAATTATTCAAGGAGCCAATACTAACTCCAGATCAAATGCTGATAACAGCTTCCCAGCATCTAAACAAGGACTACCCGATCTCCTCTTGGCacaaaaaacaaatgcaaaacagGAGGCTCTCTCACTAAACGATGCCTGTAGGAATTCATCAAGGGTAGTGCATGGGCTGGCCACAACAGGTCATGTAGTGAACTGTAAGAACATCTCAAATCCTCAGACTGCCATCTCAGGTCCTTCTATGGAGTGTAAAAACACACTGCCTAAAAACTGTCAAGATGCTTCTGAAGATACTGCAAAGACTGTTTCAGGGAAATGGTACAGGTCAAATTCTGTgccagcaggagaagcaggtTCTGAAGTAAGTCCTGTTAAGgcagtaaatatttttagtagAAAAGCGCTCGACAGCTCACATTTCTCGTATAATGCGGGAAAGATTCCAAGTAGCAGCTCTGGTAACAAAACTTCACTTGTGCCTTTAAAGTTTAAGTTCCGAAAGATTAACAATTCTCAGGGTGATCTTCATGTAGGGTCTGAAAATTCAGGGAATGATTCTGGCATGGGGATTACTCTGCAGGATTTGGAAGGAAGCAAGAATCAGGTGAACGTGACTTTGCACCGCAAGCTTGACAATAAGAAGTCACCTTTCAAGAGACACCTTTCAGAGTCTTTTGCACAGACTACATCAGGTATTTGTCTTTATTGTGTCACTATTAGACTGCTTGTTTCTTTACTGTAGTCAGAATGTCAGAGAAATTTGTACTGTATTCCAGCTTAAAATAGGCTTCAGTATTCATCTCTTCAGTTAAGGTGTTAGCAGATGTTCTAAGGAGAATCTGGAGGtgattttcctgaaaattaaaTTGTCTTGATACATATCTTGAATTCCTGTAGTTCAAGACACCTATTTCCTTTCCACTTCTCTAAATACCTCACACCCTCTCTTCACAGACACTGAGGTTCCTAGGATGAATTGTAGGCTGATGCAGCACTCAGCATACTATTTTCTTTAACTGTTACTTAAAAATACTGGTGTTTTGATGCATAGTAAAACCCTAGTTAATGATGGTACAGGGGAAGAAAACACAGGTTATATGGAATGCCAGTTCCTTTATATTACTGTACACCTGGAATTTGGACCCTCAAATcacttttttacttttcagtgCTCAGCCTCTATTATTTTTTGCTCTGTGGCTGAAATAGCCAGTGAAATATTGTTGTATTATGAGTCTAAACACTAAGATGCCCTTTCATCCAGAGGAGAGGTCAGTCACTTCTTTATTGCCAAGAGACCATCAGTAATATTCCATGCTCAGTGTTACTTACTGGGGAAATGGAGAACCAGTCAAGTGCCAGTCAGTCTTACTTTACTTGATCTCACAGTTTGGCAAAGTTTTACTCAATATTCATCCTGATAAAACATGCCTTTAAGAGTGTCCTGTATTAACCTCCATTATAAAGAAGCACTGTTACAAAGGCAACAAAACAAGTAATTATTGAAGAATGAGTATTTTATCTGTTTCTTCCCCAGCAGAGAAACATCTAAATAGAAAGCAGAATTTTGGTTtataaggggggaaaaaagggagagatAACTTGTTATTCTGTGTAATGTTCTAGAGGGTAAAGGAATGAAAGAAGATAGCATCTATTTTCTTTACAGATAAACCATACCTTTCTTCATCTTAAATTTTGAGGGAAAGTATGTTAGCCAAGAAATAGATACTAAGTGGTCCTTTCAAAAAttgctgtttaatttttcatgGACACTTTTTTGTGAGAACCAAAAAAGTTATGCGCTTTGTTCTATTTATTCACTTTGAAtacttattaaaaatacattaattggAAATTGGTGTataaaaaatggtaaaattaTTGATATGTGCAAGGAGTGTTCCTGTTGGTTCCAGTGAGGTCAGGATTATATAGTATGGGAATTTATAGTTCTGTAGCACACCATATAAATTGCTATGTTCAGCTATCATGTTCTTGTCTCCTTTGCCAATTTTTATTGCTACTTTTGACCTTTTTTCAACCTATCTTGTTTTATTTGTGAGACACCTGTACTGTATCTGACCCCTGTGTCTATACTATCTCCATGTTCATATCTCTGCCTAACTCACTAAATTGTAGAGCCCTTTTCACTCTGATAGCCTTAATTTTCTTAACCCATCGCCATCTCCTATGTTGACTCTGATGTCATAAGGTTCACTTGAAGGGCACCCAAGTGAAATTTCCTTGAAGCAAATGTGTGCATCCCAGTGTTTTCATTGGGAGGTAGTAATCAGTAGCACTACAAAGGTCATGCATCTTGCCCCCTTCCTGCCTTGGGGACAGGATAGATGAGCCATTTTTAACTTGGGTGCCCGGTGTGTCAGAATAGTGTGCTCCTACCATAGATCTTCAAACACCGGAAATGGCTAAGTTAAAATACACATTGAACAAACCTGAAGCTCCTaattcatgttttttttttttatttacagtgtTTGCAGTagaacaaaaaaatagaaaatgttcTCAAGAGGAGAtcgaaagaaaaaaacaagaagctCTTGCACGAAGAAAGTCCAGAACACAGGCATTCTTTAAAGATGCTTGAAAATGAGTGTATTTTGTCTGTGAAGTAAGCTGCTGGTAGGGAAATACTGTAATGCTAGAAGACACTTTCTGAACTCTGCTCACAGCTATTGATGGCAaggtttttctggttttgaatcTAAAAAGATCTGGAGCTGAATCATAACTCATACTCTGGAggcactttatttttaattaaaaacaatcaGTTAAAAATGTGTAGTCCCAAACTACATTCAGGTAGATGAAGATTCTTTTGAGTTCACATGTTAAAATTACATGGCCTGAAAATCATGAAAGTATGCACACATAATGAAGGTGTCAAAAAACAGCTGGATGTGTTTTGGCTGTATCACTGCAAGTATTCTAATCTATAAAAAGACTCTTAAGTACACACAGACTAAGAAATACTAGTGTTTGCTCTCAGGtaaaagaaagttttaaaattttgggTTAAATAAAGTGCAATCTAAGAAACATCCAACCTCAGAAAACTAACGGAAATGAACAGACTTTGGAAAGTGTGCTCAGTTTGCCTCTTACCTGGGGTAAGAATTGTAGATGAGAAGGAAGAATTTATTACAGAAGTTTCATTATGTGAAAAAGTGTCCTGCAGAGGACATGTTATATTCTAAATTCCTTTCAGGAAGAACTGGAAATACCCCAAGGAAATTAGACCACCTTTTTCTAAAGGCACATCTCCAAGCTAATTAAAAAAGGTAGCCTATGCCATTTTACCAAATCATGAGCAATACATAATAGACCAGGTGAAATCTCAACAACTATGCATCAGTTTAGCCATCTGGGTTGTACATATTTCCAAACAAAGGCTGTTACATTATAAAAATGCTGTGTCATGTCAGCTTAACAGGCTGCTAGAATGTTTGATCTGATAGATGGGTGTAGAGCTCAGACTGCAAAAACTGCCTCTGGGTAAGCTGCAAGATATTTTTCAACTGAGAAATGCTTCTATGTAAACATGTGACACTATGAAAAGTGactgtaatttttctttgtaaataaaTAACTAGGAAATGTTCCTCCAAAGTTTGGAGGAAGCTTTTGGTTTCTGTGGTATGCCATTTTTGTAACTCTTGAAAATGTAAGTATTGTATATTTGTAAGTCAtcattaaacttttttttcacatttttctaaGCTGTTCTTGAAAATACTCTACGGCAGAAACTGGTAAAAGGGAGTGAAATGGGGATTTCATATGGGCTTTCACCTGAACTTGGTGATTTCCCTTTCAACCCTTTGTGGTGACAAAGTGCTTCCTTTGATCCATTTAAGCTAAAAATCCTTGCTGGACGAACTGTTTCACCACACAACCAGCTGCAGTCCTGAAGTATTTACTGGGTTCTTTTTGCTTGTATTAACCACTGTGGGATCAGTGCCAGTTGATTAAGGCCACCAAAGCCCATGCAGGTGCCCAGTAAACATAgtctgtggctgcagctccctccccTGCTACTGTTGTGCAATATATATCATGAGCTGGATTATTTTACTGATCTGACTGAAAATTAacccagagaaatattttcagcttttcaaaGTTCATCGTAATAATACCCTCAATAGCTAACATGCCATGAAATAACAAGATTTTGTTGTCTCGTCAAGCCTCTGCTGGCAGTTTTCTGTTTAAAAGATTTGCATGTCCATATGACAAATAAGTGAAGATCCCAAACAGCAGCTATTGGAGCAATTTGATTTATCCAGACAATATATTTTGCTCTGTGTACCTAACGTATGCTTTTCTTAGTTTAGGCTCTCCTAGCACACCTCAATCAGGTACCATGCCAGATGCCAAGCAAAAGACAATGAGAAAAGGCTACTACCATCAGTATTAAATATTAGTTACAAGAGTGGTTTTTAAGGTACTGGTGCAcaagaatattaaatattattgaGAAAGATAAGAGAGAAGCTTTTGCTACAACAGTGTTCAGCTTAGCAATCATTCCCTCCCCAGTATGTTTCCCTAGATACAATTCTGTAAAGAAACCAGggtaattttttgttttcagggaTAATTTTGTTAATTAGGATTTGACAAAATGAAAGGAAGGCACTATTGTAGATgttgagtatttttttttttttaggaacgTTTCATTCCGTGATGTGAAAGGACTAACTTTTAACCAGGTTTGAAATTGGGGTAAATAATGGATAAACAATACAGGCTAACCACATTATGGCTCTCCAAGCTCTGTGTGGAAACGACACAGCCTGAATGCTGTCACTGTGTGTGGATGAGCATGCTCACAAAGTTCAAAACCAGCTAACTGCTGATTTTCTCAGCACCCACAATTgaaaggccctggagctgcccacCTACACTGGCCAGAATATACTGGCTCACCCTTTATCATGAGCATCAGTGCTGTGAAATAAGAGTTCAGTGTAAGACAAGGGGAATGCTCTTTCCATGATGGGTGTGAAAATAACCCCTTGCAAACTTTCCAATGCTATGAAGACACAAACTCCAATTTAACCAATTATTGTCAGTTGTTACTCACTTAAGTACTTCCTATATGCtacttatttaaatatttaaataaatatttaaagaatcTGCTGATCAGTGTGACACGTACCAATTTTGATAGTGAGGcaaattcctgctgcttttaAATTAATAGTGATGGAGAGactttgttatttattttacttttcttaaGTACctatttttagtatttattaGACTTCAAAAGCCtgtaatttggtttttattaAACATTACTTTCCAAATAGAATTCACAATATCTTATGAACATGGTTTTCTTACTCGGTGGTGGGACAAACTGCCAGGGTTTTTTGGTCATGGCCTGGCTATCCCTAAATGCCCTGCTATAACATCTCTCAGTTAACAAACTGAATAGAATTGATTCTTTTTGTCACTTGACTTTCTTCCTCCCCTCACCACTGAGAAATAAAGTTGAGCAGCAGGCTCATCACCCCACAGATTTTACAGTTTGTGCTCAGCATCCTTTGTGCTTCCTGCTGAGTTCTTGGTGACTCACTGATATGCCTCAGTCGTGGAGTCTTTTGACTGCTTGAAGTAGACAACAGATCTTCATTAGGAAAGTATCtacataattttaattaattaatacatATGTACACTTATGAAATTTAGTATTTCAATAGCTGACATTTCATTATGAAGCCACATCTTCCTCCAGGCAAAAAAAGTCCTATACAAATAGTAACAACAATCTTAAATACGttctaaattaaattatgaCTGTCAGGTTtcattataaattaatttatgaCTGTTTGCTTAAGCACTCCTCTTTTCATTCAGAGCATACCAATTTTTTATGTCAGTAGAGCTATCAGTGAGCTTAAATGTAATGTAAATGGAATTCCTGTATGTCCCCATATCTAAGTATAATTTTTATTCCACAGATATTGATGAATTTCACAATGAGTGATGTTGCTTGCTAAAATCCAAGTATTATCTTTCTCAAGTAAAACCTGTAGtggattttttcatttcttttaggAAAGGCAGATACAATCAGGAAGAGGATCCATTCACCATTATTCTCCATATCTGTATCTAAAATTCTACACAGATATACATTCACACCCTTCCTCTTCATTctagggagggatcacatttaaAACATTTGAGAAATTTGGTAATACTGGGGTTTTATTGTGTTAGTTGTATCAGATTTTCAGAGAggccagcacccagcagctcttcaAATTTTGGCCTATAAGGCACAATTAATCTTAGGGCTGCAGTTCAGAAATAGCAATGTAATCTTATACTATGTGTACCACTTATTACATCTAGACCTTTATACCCAGAGGAATAACATAGATGAATTCATTGATTTTATCTTCTTAAGCCTAAAAAGAGCTACAATTTTTCAGGAAAGAATAGCTGGGAGCAACAGATAGTGACCTAAATAGTAGAATTCCTAAgataaaatagaagaaaatgaaCACAAATGCTTCATTGTTTGAGAGCTGTATTGTCTGCAACACACTCCAGTGAATCCAGTGTTTGTGGAAGAGGCCAAGGCAGATATAATCTGTGGAGCTAAAAATGACAGCCTGAGTAAGTAGCCAGCAGAGATGAAGCTGGGAAGACTCTGGCAATTGTGCTGTAAATCATAAGTGCAGTATTTGTTCACAGCTCTGGTTTCTACATGTACTGGTGGTTTTGTCAGAATAGTCAGAAAAGCCCTGCCTCATAAAACATTTAAGGATATCTAATGTGATGTTCTTATGGAACTAAATATGAATTTCAGTGACAGTTGTCTGGGTATAATGTCAGTATGGAGCTGGCACACATCAAGGGCCTGATCCTACTCTTGCAGTGAATTCCTCAAAGCAGTGGAAATAAGGGGGTGACTCAGTTAAATAAAGAATCAAGCCCATGCATTTCTTTATTACAAGTAGTTCTTGTCTTTAGCACTAGCATTTATCAAAAATATTATTGATTCtgcacatttttaaagttttttggGGAAAAGGTTGCATTTACACATACGTTCTAAAGACCACAGTTAACAGCTTTCACCCCTAACAGTGTAGTTAAAAGAGGTGAAGAGTAATGGATTTATAGATTTCTATTTCAATGAAGGTTGTTTGCTCTTTGCAGCTTGCACTCCCCAAAGGAAAAACTTGATTTAAGTTTTAACCCTGGGAAATTAGGACACGTGTAGACATGGAAATGAAGTTTTGCACACACTGCTACACtccatgaacagaagagatccaaataaaaatattctaactGATCATGGCAAGTTAGGTTTGTGatattattctttcttttggCTGAGCAGGGGGGATTGCTTACATGCCTCAAACTGAGCGTACATCAGGCATGTTTTGTAGCTCTAGGGCCAAGTGTCAAAGGATATTTAAGCACCTTAGCAAGTTACTCATGGGGAGTCACATTGGTGGTTCAGAGTGGTATGTAAAGAACTTGATGAACAGTTGGTTTTGAATATCTCAGTTGATATTCACTATATCTACTGCACCCAAGGGTGTTAGAGGCCTTCAGAAAGCTGAACtgtgacagcaaaaaaaaaaatggatataATGAGGGATAGAAAACTGTGTTCTCCAAGCCATGAGTAAGAGTTCAGAAGCAATAAATGAAGTGTTAACACTTCTGTTGTGGTTtcaccccagccagcagccaggcccCAGACAGCCACTCTCTCACTGCCCCACTAGCAGGGTTAGGGAGAGAATCACAAAggtaaaagctggaaaactcctgagttgagataaaggcagtttaatagggaaagcagagcaaaacaaggaatgaaTTCActacttcccatgggcaggcaggtgttcagcacCTCCAAGACCCCGTTACACCTAACAGTGACTTGTGAAGACAAATATTATCACTGCAAAATCTCCAccacttcctccttcttcctccaaCTTTATACAGAGCATGATGTCAATATtatctggaatatccctttggtcagctggggtcacctgtcctggctgtgtctcctcatGCACCCTGACTTCCCTGCCAGCATGGCagtacaaaagcagaaaaagccttGGCTCTGGGTATGCCCTGCTCAGcataaacaaaaacatttatttattaccAGCCACGTGCTTagaacaaatccaaaacacagcctcacgtcagccactgtgaagaaaattaactgccccagccaaaaccaacaCAACTTCCTTCACCAATAATGACTTGCAAAGGATCATTTTTAGAAAGAGCTCTCTCTCTTGTGTTCTACAGCAAAATCCTGAAATCTGCTTAGAAAATCACAAATTTGAATTCCTGACTTTTTGGTTGCTTCTTTTAGAATATACTGTGCCTGGATAGGGACAGTAGGGGTAGATGTTATTGTAAACTCTAATGCTGTAAAAGAAGACAACATGAACTGCAATAGCTATTTCTTTATTGGACTTGAATAGGTGTTAGCAATGAATAAATGACCCTGGATTTTACTCTATTTTCCTTCTTGCTGAAATAGCAGCATGCACACTTGTACCTGTGACTTCAATGTACACCACATATCAAAATTGACAGTCAAATCAAACCAACAAAGACCTCAATATCCAACATATAATGTCAAAAGATTTCAAGATGTTCTCCTTTTTTTGCAACACCATATTCCCAACCAATAgtaagaaaggagaagaaaactgTGCTTGTTTATGGGCTGGTAGTGAAGTCTCACAGACctattttctgtaatattttctctctaGGGCAACAGAGGCTCTTCACAGAAGCCTGCTATCCATATCTCATATGGACTTTTTTGAAACTCCTTGGggctcttttcttctctttcccttttgtAACTAATGCCAAATGTGATGTGCTGTGTAGTTCTAACTAGGAATCTTGTCCTATTAAGGCTTCCACAACAACCAGACTCCTGCTCCTGTGTGGGAGAACTGGAGCAATCTACTATTTCAAATTTACATTTATCTTTAGTTAGATCTGTACCTCAGATATTTTCTACTTCATAAGTCATGCACTCCTAGCATCTCAGGATCCCAAGTTTGATGTGCTAAAACTGTGCAGTCTGTAAACTCTGGATGTGGAGGGGAGGAGCAGTTGGACTGCTCTTAAAGGATCTGTGTGGAGTCAGAAGTTCATATATGCTATATAGAAATCTGCAGACCTGAAATTTTTTAAAGGTTCCACATCACAGATGAAAAATTTTTGGAAATCAAAGCAAACTTTGAATACACTCCACCAGAGTGTCGAATCTTGATAATGTAACACATTAAAAAGATCTGACCAAATGACAGTTCTGTAACAGATAACCAGAGATATATGAAGAAAACTTGGAAGACAGCCTGTGGAAAAACTTATGGAGGTGAATGGAAAGAAATTTGACAATGGTTTAAGATAATGTCAATTGCTGTAGTCCAGGTAAAGACAGAcctttttttcatgttcttgAAAAGTCTGAGGTACCAACAAATCTACATAAAACATCTGTTAGGTATAAAACTGTCAAACAAGTATACATttgggaaatgaaaatattcagacattcatgaaagggaaagagagattCTTGGAAGACGTATATTTGTCATCTCAGCAATTTGCCTGTGTTCCAGAAAAAACACAAGGAGTTTTGTGAGCACTGAAAGCAATCGAGCCTGATTTCCTACAGATTAATTAATGGAGTTTCTAAAAGATGTAAGCTCCAACTGAACCTTTTCTGGTTGGGTCCCATATAATGAAAATCTACCATGGATTCTCTAGTAAGAATAATTGCCTACATGAGTTCTTCTGCAAATTCAAGGACTTTTTGAAACTTTCTCCTCCATCATCTCACTCAGTTTCAtcaaacttctgaaaaatactATTATTTTTCTAGACTCTAAAGAGCTGACTTTTTTCTCACCCAGTCTACTCAGTGGAATTTCTCCATCCTTTTCATTTCATGACAGTGTTGTGCCCATGATGGCCTGACCACATATGAGAAATGGTTGCTTCTACCCTTcagatctgattttttttgttattcacGGGaagttttttaattaataattaatttggTGCTAGAAATGACAGAAGATGGGAGAGGGCCTGGGACTTTCACTCCTTTCATTCTCAGCCTGAGAAATCCTCTGTACGACTGTTTTCTCCATGTTGTTGTCAGTCAGCTGCCATTCTGCTGATAGAAACCAGGATGCTTGATAGTAACAGCTGAAAGCACCAGTCCTGCCCTGTTTTATATATGtgtacatatttttattaattttatatacAAGAATACCAATCAGCCAAAATCAagaagtaaattattttaaaatgaaggtAGCTTCAATATTTACTGCAACTTACTGACAACATTGGACAAGAATTTATTACACCAAGCCAGTGTACCATATATATTGTAGGG encodes:
- the ETAA1 gene encoding ewing's tumor-associated antigen 1 — its product is MPGSRRRGLSLGPAALRRRSGGEEQRARRRAELPAEEGPVEGGAGRGLPAGEAACSPRAAEPCLHKTPKRSLSRKSRIPTFSSPINDTETQQEIFWDSHSPIAHRLGNGKSKQSTSRCAVEISEIVNRIAPQDEKAACNEDSLLGTWIGDDAIPCTPIVVKGRARMKLSCTRDLKIKNPEEELMKLAKEFDKNLVELDAVQEQEKLGHNFIQTTSEPSSNSKDGLNTKNQKSLLGEGSEADPAASLKPVGKSTGIPVAEPCQSSSQKSVDLDAEVALHALFDSSTQKCSGQLSQGLSDISLNNSFHKIKSTLEEENLPEKVEETQHGNSEAYQKDTLFAVGNVDQTVPKADTDTLTKKNPPSLKAQLVASAKLAGVVHDDFDDWDTDLLADDSFVMQITQNPELISTEEPPQIPANPFVHEFSDASRTKQRNSGNSVTSLGTVNKSNTLQSSPLKHSSKNLSHVKSLSLQKPRKTENTKTETKALHGKCDVKPDKIKSVWKSTQNSDLSHIPVSVQSEMKNGNESTKPKSDALPLFSSSPNPHRQPAGKPGNVTQTISCQSSSVSTNTKPNDLTKVVNQASIGHSNQVEIQKKCPLSFNDWNEPKFPDEILGVFCGSNSLWDANYEDDELLYQVCDDIEKQTQSQDVKQGNEKIRIIQGANTNSRSNADNSFPASKQGLPDLLLAQKTNAKQEALSLNDACRNSSRVVHGLATTGHVVNCKNISNPQTAISGPSMECKNTLPKNCQDASEDTAKTVSGKWYRSNSVPAGEAGSEVSPVKAVNIFSRKALDSSHFSYNAGKIPSSSSGNKTSLVPLKFKFRKINNSQGDLHVGSENSGNDSGMGITLQDLEGSKNQVNVTLHRKLDNKKSPFKRHLSESFAQTTSVFAVEQKNRKCSQEEIERKKQEALARRKSRTQAFFKDA